In Aridibaculum aurantiacum, the following proteins share a genomic window:
- a CDS encoding TPM domain-containing protein: MKFNKRAGFLTFFIFAIASISFCQSSENLDSTAKRINLFRQIFWDSLPQPSGYVNDYENLYTDDEEDILDSLILDFEKRTTVQMAIVTFDTLMMTKDSLDALTLRIAKYWGVGQKEKNNGVLIGISRGYRKIRIQNGYGIEKVLTDGETKEVVDKAFIPAFRQGRYFDGTLNGLKTLMEALIKNSEKKAINL; this comes from the coding sequence ATGAAATTTAACAAACGAGCAGGTTTTCTAACCTTTTTTATTTTTGCAATTGCAAGTATTTCCTTCTGTCAATCTTCAGAGAATTTAGATAGTACCGCCAAAAGAATAAATTTATTCAGACAAATATTTTGGGACAGTTTGCCGCAGCCATCTGGTTATGTTAACGACTACGAAAACCTTTATACGGACGATGAGGAGGACATTTTAGACAGTTTGATTTTAGACTTCGAGAAAAGGACAACCGTGCAAATGGCTATTGTAACATTCGATACATTAATGATGACTAAAGACAGTTTAGACGCTTTGACTTTGAGAATTGCAAAATATTGGGGCGTAGGACAAAAAGAAAAAAATAACGGTGTGTTAATCGGCATCAGTAGAGGCTACAGAAAAATAAGAATTCAAAATGGCTACGGTATTGAAAAGGTATTGACAGACGGAGAAACTAAAGAAGTTGTTGATAAAGCTTTTATTCCCGCCTTCCGCCAAGGAAGATATTTTGACGGAACTCTAAATGGACTAAAAACTCTAATGGAAGCACTTATAAAAAATTCAGAAAAGAAAGCAATTAATCTTTAA
- the pckA gene encoding phosphoenolpyruvate carboxykinase (ATP): MSVPTIMIPLEKILQVGLPETTNIHYQLTPDELVQQAVERGQGELNDTGALVVKTGEFTGRSPQDKFIVKDSITENTVHWNNFNLPIDEKYFHQLKKKVLNYLGQQDEVWVRDCYACAHPEYRLNIRVINENPWSNLFAYNMFLRPTDDDLETFEADWHIIQAPGFYADPAVDGTRQHNFAIVSFTEKTIIIGGSGYTGEMKKGIFTILNYILPHDRNVLSMHCSANMGEDGDTAIFFGLSGTGKTTLSADPNRKLIGDDEHGWNGNAIFNFEGGCYAKVIDLSEEKEPEIFHAIRPGAIVENTTFLDGSNQIDFASKKITENTRVSYPLTYISNALEPSIGNTPKNIFFLTADAYGILPPVSKLTPGQAMYQFISGYTAKVAGTEAGVTEPKSTFSACFGAPFLPLHPGFYAEMLGEKMKENQVNVWMINTGWTGGPYGVGNRIKLGYTRAMITAALNGELDKVEFVAHPVFGMMMPTSCPGVPAEVLNPRNTWEDKEAYDERAKDLAQQFRKNFEKYASGVTEEILAAAPSID; encoded by the coding sequence ATGTCAGTGCCAACTATCATGATTCCATTAGAAAAGATCTTACAAGTAGGTTTACCGGAAACAACCAACATTCACTACCAGCTAACACCGGATGAACTGGTGCAACAAGCTGTAGAACGCGGGCAAGGCGAACTGAACGATACAGGCGCTTTGGTGGTTAAAACAGGTGAATTCACCGGGAGAAGTCCGCAAGACAAATTCATTGTAAAAGATTCAATCACTGAGAACACTGTTCATTGGAACAATTTCAACCTGCCGATCGACGAAAAATATTTCCATCAACTAAAGAAGAAAGTGCTTAACTATCTCGGGCAGCAAGACGAGGTGTGGGTAAGAGATTGTTATGCATGTGCACATCCTGAATATCGCCTCAACATCAGGGTTATCAACGAAAATCCGTGGAGTAACCTGTTTGCCTATAATATGTTTCTACGTCCAACTGATGACGACCTGGAAACTTTTGAAGCAGATTGGCACATTATACAAGCACCTGGTTTTTATGCTGACCCTGCAGTAGATGGTACAAGGCAACACAATTTTGCTATTGTATCTTTTACTGAAAAGACGATCATCATTGGCGGCTCAGGTTATACCGGCGAAATGAAGAAAGGCATCTTTACCATTCTGAATTACATACTTCCACACGACCGCAATGTGCTTAGCATGCACTGCAGTGCCAACATGGGCGAAGATGGCGACACCGCTATTTTCTTTGGCCTGAGTGGTACCGGTAAAACAACATTGAGCGCTGATCCTAATCGCAAGCTGATTGGCGATGATGAGCACGGCTGGAACGGCAATGCTATCTTCAATTTTGAAGGGGGCTGCTACGCAAAAGTGATAGACCTGAGCGAAGAAAAAGAACCTGAGATTTTCCATGCTATTCGTCCAGGCGCTATCGTGGAAAATACCACCTTTTTAGATGGTTCTAACCAGATAGATTTTGCTAGTAAAAAGATAACTGAGAACACGAGGGTTAGTTATCCGCTTACTTATATCAGCAACGCGCTTGAACCTTCTATAGGCAATACACCTAAAAATATTTTCTTCCTTACTGCAGATGCTTATGGCATTTTGCCTCCTGTAAGTAAACTCACACCGGGCCAGGCAATGTACCAGTTCATTAGCGGCTACACTGCAAAAGTAGCAGGCACCGAGGCAGGTGTTACCGAGCCTAAGTCTACTTTCAGTGCATGTTTTGGCGCACCTTTCTTACCGCTTCACCCTGGCTTTTATGCAGAAATGCTGGGTGAGAAAATGAAAGAAAACCAGGTGAATGTTTGGATGATAAATACCGGTTGGACCGGCGGACCTTATGGTGTGGGTAACAGGATAAAACTTGGCTATACCCGTGCTATGATAACAGCTGCATTGAACGGCGAACTGGACAAAGTAGAATTTGTAGCGCATCCTGTTTTTGGAATGATGATGCCAACTTCATGTCCGGGTGTTCCGGCCGAGGTGCTTAACCCGAGGAATACATGGGAAGACAAAGAAGCATACGATGAGCGTGCAAAAGACCTTGCTCAACAGTTCCGCAAAAACTTTGAAAAATATGCAAGTGGTGTTACAGAAGAAATACTGGCCGCTGCACCTTCAATAGATTGA
- a CDS encoding UbiX family flavin prenyltransferase, with protein sequence MPNKIVIAITGASGAIYPKLLLDKLIQAKDQWEKVGVVMSNNAKDIWRTELGNEDYKDLPVDFYDKYDFMAPFASGSAQFNTMIVAPCSMGTLGRIAAGTSDDLVTRAADVILKERRKLVLLLRETPYNLVHIRNMETVTLAGGIICPASPSFYSKPATIDQLASTVVDRLLDLAGIDINSFRWGN encoded by the coding sequence ATGCCCAACAAGATTGTTATAGCTATTACAGGCGCCAGTGGAGCTATTTATCCAAAACTTTTACTTGATAAATTGATACAGGCAAAAGACCAGTGGGAGAAAGTTGGCGTAGTAATGAGCAATAACGCTAAAGATATCTGGCGCACAGAACTGGGCAATGAAGATTATAAGGATCTGCCAGTAGACTTTTACGACAAGTACGACTTCATGGCTCCCTTTGCTTCTGGCTCGGCTCAATTTAATACCATGATAGTAGCACCCTGCAGTATGGGCACGCTGGGCCGTATAGCAGCAGGCACCAGCGACGACCTGGTAACACGTGCTGCCGATGTGATACTAAAAGAACGACGCAAACTGGTGCTCCTTCTTAGGGAAACGCCTTACAACTTGGTTCATATCAGGAACATGGAAACCGTAACGCTTGCCGGTGGCATCATCTGCCCTGCCAGCCCCTCCTTTTATAGCAAACCTGCAACCATTGATCAACTGGCTTCGACAGTAGTAGATAGGCTGCTGGACCTTGCTGGTATTGACATCAACAGTTTCAGGTGGGGAAATTGA
- a CDS encoding thioredoxin family protein has translation MQKVMPLMLLLLIGMGAHAQKKKADQGLWQTWQEVTHLAASTNKPVFIDIYTDWCRYCKIMDATTFKNDSVVSYLKQNYLRFKFNAEGKDTIMWNNKAFTFNPRYDVHDFAVYLTRGSIVYPTTVIITPGGQPFYKHGEISAGEMEMLLKYFAMKKPSQTLEEYAAGFAATWK, from the coding sequence ATGCAAAAAGTTATGCCATTGATGTTGCTGTTGCTGATAGGTATGGGCGCGCATGCACAAAAGAAAAAGGCAGATCAGGGTTTATGGCAAACATGGCAGGAAGTAACGCATTTAGCAGCGTCCACCAATAAACCTGTTTTTATTGATATCTATACTGACTGGTGCCGCTATTGTAAGATCATGGATGCTACCACTTTTAAAAATGATTCGGTGGTAAGCTACCTGAAGCAAAATTACCTGCGCTTTAAGTTCAATGCCGAAGGAAAGGACACTATTATGTGGAATAACAAGGCGTTCACTTTCAACCCGCGGTATGATGTGCATGACTTTGCCGTCTACCTAACAAGGGGAAGTATTGTTTATCCTACAACTGTTATCATCACTCCGGGTGGGCAGCCCTTTTATAAGCATGGTGAAATAAGTGCTGGGGAAATGGAAATGCTATTGAAATATTTCGCTATGAAAAAGCCTTCACAAACACTAGAGGAATACGCTGCCGGCTTTGCTGCTACCTGGAAGTAA